A part of Fibrobacter sp. UWB15 genomic DNA contains:
- a CDS encoding secretin N-terminal domain-containing protein, translating into MTKILTILLLVVGLTTAWSAPAEGSVQTPNKKLYDFSFVDMNFEAVFSSVSVIAGVDIILAPEVKGKTSLKVTKKTWQETLDIICSMNDLTWIIEDKYILIQRSATYQAKQKKIADEEAQAEQNAPLVRKNFQVHHAKAEELVKVLESMKSNRGRITTVERTNSIIVYDTDGKIEQMEKALTELDVETLQIMITAKLVVVNSERARELGVDWTARMGTTALTPGTVSTPQGSGAGDTRTSAAIHSLPNGGSSPAVGSATTAITASLLDNNLQIAISNIMGDASTEVLASPQVSTLDNTEAQVFMGDKVSIRVIDDSGESSTQLVETGIKLTVTPHVSGDNRILLDLHPENNSYGYDEKGQVVISTQEAKTKVVVADGETVVIGGLTRNENTESESGIPFLKDIPLLGNLFKYTRKAVTKRDLIIFVTPRIIRNYVGSVELNEVSDALEDAPQAKKVNRTPSAEAADGETPIVEPKPKQEPAQEKASSSEKSATPAPDAPAPSDDEDEGWN; encoded by the coding sequence ATGACAAAAATCCTTACTATTCTTCTCTTGGTGGTGGGTCTCACTACTGCATGGAGTGCTCCTGCTGAAGGTTCGGTGCAAACCCCGAATAAGAAGTTGTACGATTTCAGTTTCGTTGACATGAACTTCGAAGCCGTATTCAGCTCTGTTTCCGTGATTGCCGGTGTGGACATTATTCTTGCTCCCGAAGTCAAGGGTAAGACAAGCCTCAAGGTAACCAAGAAGACTTGGCAAGAAACGCTCGACATTATCTGTAGCATGAACGACTTGACATGGATCATCGAAGACAAGTATATCTTGATTCAGCGCTCTGCTACATACCAGGCGAAACAGAAAAAGATTGCTGACGAAGAAGCTCAGGCCGAGCAGAACGCTCCGCTGGTTCGTAAAAACTTCCAGGTACACCACGCCAAGGCCGAAGAACTGGTGAAGGTGCTGGAAAGCATGAAGTCTAACCGTGGCCGTATTACGACGGTGGAACGAACCAACTCCATTATCGTGTACGATACCGATGGCAAGATCGAGCAGATGGAAAAGGCTTTGACCGAACTTGATGTGGAAACGCTGCAGATCATGATTACCGCAAAGCTTGTGGTTGTGAACAGCGAACGCGCTCGCGAACTCGGTGTGGACTGGACCGCCAGAATGGGTACCACGGCTTTGACTCCGGGAACGGTTTCTACTCCGCAGGGTAGCGGTGCCGGCGACACCCGTACCAGTGCTGCCATTCATTCTTTACCGAACGGCGGTTCCTCTCCGGCTGTGGGTTCTGCAACGACTGCTATTACCGCAAGCTTGCTTGACAATAACTTGCAGATTGCCATTTCCAACATCATGGGTGACGCTTCTACTGAAGTGCTCGCCAGCCCGCAGGTTTCGACTCTCGACAATACCGAAGCTCAGGTGTTCATGGGCGACAAGGTTTCTATCCGCGTGATAGACGATAGCGGTGAATCTTCGACGCAGCTCGTGGAAACCGGTATCAAGTTGACCGTGACCCCGCACGTTTCTGGCGACAACCGCATTTTGCTTGACTTGCACCCGGAAAACAACTCCTACGGCTACGACGAAAAGGGCCAGGTGGTGATCAGTACTCAGGAAGCCAAGACCAAGGTCGTTGTGGCTGATGGTGAAACCGTCGTGATCGGTGGCCTTACCCGTAACGAAAATACCGAAAGTGAATCCGGTATTCCGTTCCTGAAGGATATCCCGCTTCTGGGTAACCTCTTCAAGTACACCCGTAAGGCTGTTACCAAGCGCGACCTGATTATTTTCGTGACTCCGCGCATTATCCGCAACTATGTGGGTTCTGTGGAACTTAATGAAGTTTCTGACGCGTTGGAAGACGCTCCGCAGGCCAAGAAGGTGAATCGCACTCCGTCTGCTGAAGCCGCCGATGGTGAAACTCCTATTGTGGAACCCAAGCCGAAGCAGGAACCTGCTCAGGAAAAGGCTTCCTCTTCTGAAAAGTCTGCAACTCCGGCTCCTGACGCTCCTGCACCTAGCGACGACGAAGACGAAGGCTGGAACTAA
- the holA gene encoding DNA polymerase III subunit delta: MILALIGKDQFSKDKQTDKFLTDALGDRKNDPLSKQIVYASDTNIPSVAGLIMESCGAVSMFAPEQAVVVRNADAMKADESKALARWLKDAPDCKLLLDFDELRATSELYKILQKVGKIEKYEEPKQYKMQEWIASNVPAHFGKPIEPAASQYLADALGTNTKLVCEELEKALIYDPDCTKITFDLVKTMITPRREIPPYEILNYFGMRDAVGYTRKLHEILYGNKDNDAIRIVNALYSHAVDLLNFMSLTAKKMSAEDAAQALGKNYFMFCKQGNAAECCRRWGKPLLCRVIRRLADLNYEFKSSSWTVTSQELALAALVVR, from the coding sequence ATGATTCTAGCCCTCATCGGCAAAGACCAGTTTTCCAAGGACAAGCAGACAGACAAGTTCCTGACTGATGCCCTTGGAGACCGCAAGAACGATCCGCTTTCAAAGCAGATTGTGTATGCTTCCGATACGAACATTCCGTCGGTAGCCGGGCTCATTATGGAAAGTTGCGGCGCCGTTTCGATGTTTGCGCCGGAACAGGCGGTGGTCGTCCGCAATGCAGACGCCATGAAGGCCGATGAATCCAAGGCACTCGCCCGCTGGCTCAAAGACGCCCCCGATTGCAAGCTGCTGCTCGATTTTGACGAACTCCGCGCGACTTCGGAACTCTACAAGATTCTGCAAAAAGTCGGCAAGATTGAAAAGTACGAAGAACCCAAGCAGTACAAGATGCAGGAATGGATTGCATCGAATGTGCCCGCCCACTTCGGAAAGCCGATCGAGCCCGCCGCCAGCCAGTACCTGGCCGACGCCTTGGGCACCAACACCAAGCTCGTTTGCGAAGAACTGGAAAAGGCTTTAATCTACGACCCTGACTGCACCAAGATTACCTTCGACCTCGTGAAGACCATGATTACGCCCCGCCGTGAAATTCCGCCTTACGAGATTCTGAACTACTTTGGAATGCGAGATGCCGTAGGTTACACCCGCAAGCTCCATGAAATCCTTTACGGCAACAAAGACAATGACGCCATTCGCATCGTAAACGCCCTTTACAGCCACGCAGTAGACTTGCTCAACTTTATGTCGCTCACAGCAAAAAAAATGAGTGCCGAAGATGCCGCACAGGCCTTGGGCAAGAACTACTTCATGTTCTGCAAGCAAGGCAACGCAGCTGAATGCTGCCGCCGTTGGGGAAAACCGCTCCTTTGCCGAGTCATTCGCCGCCTCGCCGACCTCAATTACGAATTCAAGAGTTCCAGTTGGACCGTCACCAGCCAGGAACTCGCCCTCGCCGCACTTGTAGTGAGATAG
- the greA gene encoding transcription elongation factor GreA, giving the protein MAKTPCTKETYDKLVERYTFLKKVERPRVVDEMEEARKQGDLSENAEYHAAKEMLAHIDLEIPKLEDQISNAIIVEFDANSDTVRFGATVTAKNLATKREVVYQLVSPEGVDPMNGKISFKSPMGSAFMGKKKGEIVEVVTPKGKNRFEIVDFK; this is encoded by the coding sequence ATGGCTAAAACACCCTGTACTAAAGAAACATACGACAAGCTGGTTGAACGTTACACCTTCCTCAAAAAGGTCGAACGTCCCCGCGTTGTAGATGAAATGGAAGAAGCCCGCAAGCAAGGCGACCTGAGCGAAAACGCCGAATACCACGCCGCCAAGGAAATGCTGGCTCATATCGACCTGGAAATTCCCAAGCTGGAAGACCAGATTTCCAATGCAATTATCGTTGAATTCGACGCAAACTCCGACACCGTGCGCTTTGGCGCTACCGTCACCGCTAAAAACCTCGCTACCAAGAGGGAAGTGGTCTACCAGTTGGTGAGCCCCGAAGGCGTTGATCCGATGAACGGCAAAATCAGCTTCAAGAGCCCCATGGGTTCCGCATTCATGGGCAAAAAGAAGGGCGAAATTGTCGAAGTCGTGACCCCCAAGGGCAAGAACCGTTTCGAAATCGTCGACTTCAAGTAA
- the argJ gene encoding bifunctional glutamate N-acetyltransferase/amino-acid acetyltransferase ArgJ has product MYTVLEKGGVCSPKGFTASGICAGIKASGNADMALLKSEKAARCFAVFTTNKVKAAPVLYDKAALEHAHFASAVVVNSGNANACTGEQGLRDAERMAVLTEEALKLTPKSVLVCSTGVIGHLMPMDKIEAGIPKLVEKLHADASEEFGRAILTTDLALKSHAVEIQTEKGVVTIGGACKGSGMIHPNMATMLAFITTDLALPIDFFAEFRADIADSFNAITVDGDTSTNDTCILLANGMSGLKYEDLTLSEQGEFRAALMLVMKELAKDIVRDGEGATKLIELCIEKAESHEEALRMARFIGTSNLAKCAMFGEDPNWGRILSSAGSSGCNMIAEQTDLFFGDVQVLSNGRPVQLDEEQTKALRAVVCQREYKVTLVLNIGHASASAFTCDLSYDYVKINAEYTT; this is encoded by the coding sequence ATGTACACTGTATTGGAAAAAGGCGGCGTTTGCTCCCCGAAGGGCTTTACCGCGTCTGGAATTTGTGCAGGCATCAAGGCCAGCGGTAACGCTGACATGGCTCTTTTGAAGAGTGAAAAGGCTGCACGTTGCTTTGCCGTGTTTACAACGAACAAGGTGAAGGCTGCTCCGGTGCTTTACGACAAAGCCGCCCTTGAACATGCCCACTTTGCCTCTGCCGTTGTGGTGAACAGCGGTAACGCAAACGCCTGTACCGGCGAACAGGGCCTGCGCGATGCAGAACGCATGGCTGTCCTTACCGAAGAAGCCTTGAAGCTTACTCCGAAGAGCGTGCTCGTTTGCAGCACCGGTGTGATTGGCCACCTGATGCCGATGGACAAGATTGAAGCCGGTATTCCGAAGCTTGTGGAAAAGCTCCATGCCGACGCTTCCGAAGAATTTGGCCGCGCGATCCTCACGACTGACCTTGCTCTCAAGAGTCATGCCGTTGAAATCCAGACCGAAAAGGGTGTGGTGACGATAGGTGGCGCCTGCAAGGGCTCGGGCATGATTCACCCGAACATGGCCACGATGCTTGCCTTTATTACTACCGACCTTGCTTTGCCGATCGATTTCTTTGCTGAATTCCGCGCCGACATCGCCGACTCCTTCAATGCGATAACGGTTGATGGCGACACAAGCACGAACGACACTTGCATTCTTTTGGCAAACGGCATGAGCGGCCTCAAGTACGAAGACTTGACGCTCAGCGAACAGGGTGAATTCCGCGCTGCACTCATGCTTGTGATGAAGGAACTGGCCAAGGATATCGTTCGCGACGGTGAAGGTGCAACCAAGCTGATTGAACTTTGCATCGAAAAGGCCGAAAGCCACGAAGAGGCTTTGCGCATGGCCCGCTTTATTGGTACGTCTAACTTGGCTAAGTGCGCTATGTTCGGCGAAGACCCGAACTGGGGCCGCATTTTGAGCAGCGCGGGTAGTAGCGGCTGCAACATGATCGCCGAACAGACGGACCTTTTCTTTGGCGACGTGCAGGTGCTTTCTAACGGCCGTCCGGTGCAGCTCGACGAAGAACAGACCAAGGCTCTGCGTGCGGTAGTCTGCCAGCGTGAATACAAAGTAACGCTCGTCCTTAACATTGGGCACGCAAGCGCAAGTGCGTTCACTTGCGACTTGAGCTACGACTACGTGAAGATCAACGCAGAATACACAACGTAA
- a CDS encoding iron-containing alcohol dehydrogenase yields the protein MDNFNFYSPTEFVFGMNRENECGELVKKYGGTKVLIHYGGGSAVRSGLIDRVKASLDAAGIPHVELGGVKPNPHDSLVYKGIEIVRENGIDFILAVGGGSTIDSSKAIAMGVPYKGDFWNFYEGKASATAALPIGVVQTIAAAGSEGSGDSVITKEDGMLKRGASSEHIRPKFAVQNPALLCTLPAYQTACGITDIMAHVFERYFTNTLEVEITDRLCEAVLLTMVKEGPRAIADPANYQVRANIMWAGTVAHNGVVGCGRSQDWNSHAIEHELSALYDCAHGAGLAVIMPAWMEYVVDHNVMRFAQMATRVFGCEMNFENPKATALEGIKAFRRFLHSIGMPINFAELGAKEEDIPKMVEKLGPGDGWGFVPLKAKDVTEIYKIAAHATL from the coding sequence ATGGATAATTTCAACTTCTACAGCCCTACAGAATTCGTATTCGGTATGAACCGCGAAAATGAATGCGGTGAACTCGTTAAAAAGTATGGCGGCACCAAGGTGCTGATTCATTACGGTGGTGGCTCTGCCGTGCGTTCGGGACTTATTGACCGCGTGAAGGCAAGCCTCGATGCTGCTGGAATCCCGCATGTGGAACTCGGTGGCGTGAAGCCGAATCCGCACGATTCGCTCGTGTACAAGGGTATTGAAATTGTCCGCGAAAATGGGATTGATTTTATTTTGGCGGTGGGCGGCGGCTCTACGATTGATAGCTCCAAGGCCATTGCGATGGGTGTTCCCTACAAGGGCGATTTCTGGAATTTTTACGAGGGCAAGGCCTCGGCGACAGCGGCACTCCCGATTGGCGTGGTGCAGACGATTGCGGCGGCCGGTTCCGAGGGCAGCGGCGATTCCGTGATTACCAAGGAAGACGGTATGCTCAAGCGGGGGGCCAGCAGCGAACACATTCGTCCGAAATTCGCGGTGCAGAATCCGGCGCTCCTTTGCACGTTGCCTGCCTACCAGACGGCTTGCGGCATTACCGACATCATGGCCCACGTTTTTGAACGCTACTTCACGAATACGCTCGAAGTGGAAATCACCGACCGCCTGTGCGAAGCGGTGCTTTTAACGATGGTGAAGGAGGGGCCGCGCGCCATTGCCGACCCCGCCAACTACCAGGTGCGTGCGAACATCATGTGGGCGGGGACGGTAGCCCACAACGGTGTTGTGGGCTGCGGGCGCAGTCAGGACTGGAACAGCCACGCCATCGAACATGAACTTTCGGCGCTTTATGACTGCGCCCATGGCGCGGGCCTAGCAGTCATCATGCCTGCCTGGATGGAATACGTCGTCGACCACAACGTAATGCGTTTTGCGCAGATGGCGACGCGCGTGTTCGGCTGCGAGATGAATTTCGAGAACCCGAAGGCCACAGCCCTCGAAGGCATCAAGGCTTTCCGCCGTTTCTTGCATTCCATCGGCATGCCGATTAACTTTGCAGAACTCGGCGCCAAAGAAGAAGACATCCCGAAGATGGTGGAAAAGCTGGGTCCGGGCGACGGCTGGGGATTTGTCCCGCTCAAGGCAAAGGACGTGACTGAGATTTACAAAATCGCCGCCCACGCGACGCTATAA
- a CDS encoding SDR family oxidoreductase, with product MNALFIGGTGTISMAITRLAASQGWKLYLLNRGNRPAEDIPAGVEIINADIYDEAAVAEKIKGMQFDVVCDFIVFHPSALERDYRLFKGNTKQFMYISSASAYQKPLSDYRITEGTPLANPYWEYSRNKIAGEEFLMRKYREEGFPITIVRPSHTYDERHIPLGVHGKNGSWQVAKRMLEGKPVIIHGDGTSLWTMTFNTDFARGFVGLMGNVHAIGETFQITSDETLTWNQIYKAVADALGVELKPYYVSSQFLADVSDYDLLGSLIGDKANSVVFDNSKLKRAVPTFRTEVRFDEGIRRTIANVLAHPEFQKEDPEFDAWCDKVIATLEAAKAALR from the coding sequence ATGAACGCACTTTTTATCGGCGGTACGGGAACTATCAGCATGGCCATCACGCGCCTTGCAGCATCCCAGGGCTGGAAACTCTACCTGCTCAATCGCGGGAACCGCCCCGCAGAAGATATCCCCGCAGGGGTTGAAATCATCAACGCTGACATCTACGACGAAGCTGCTGTTGCCGAAAAAATCAAGGGGATGCAGTTCGACGTGGTCTGCGACTTTATCGTGTTCCACCCGAGTGCGCTTGAACGTGATTACCGCCTGTTCAAGGGAAATACCAAGCAGTTCATGTACATCAGTTCTGCGAGCGCCTATCAGAAGCCGCTTTCGGATTACCGCATTACCGAGGGCACGCCTCTCGCGAATCCGTACTGGGAATATTCCCGCAACAAGATTGCGGGGGAGGAATTTCTAATGCGCAAGTACCGCGAGGAAGGTTTCCCGATTACGATTGTGCGCCCGAGCCATACCTACGATGAACGCCATATTCCGCTGGGCGTTCACGGCAAGAACGGCAGCTGGCAGGTTGCAAAGCGCATGCTCGAAGGCAAGCCCGTGATTATTCACGGTGATGGCACGAGCCTCTGGACCATGACTTTCAATACCGACTTTGCCCGGGGCTTTGTGGGCCTGATGGGGAATGTTCACGCCATCGGCGAAACGTTCCAGATTACAAGCGACGAGACGCTTACCTGGAACCAGATTTACAAGGCGGTTGCCGATGCGCTCGGTGTCGAACTCAAGCCTTACTACGTGTCTTCGCAGTTCCTTGCAGATGTAAGCGATTATGACCTGCTCGGGAGCCTCATCGGCGACAAGGCGAACTCCGTGGTGTTCGACAATTCAAAACTCAAGCGCGCCGTGCCCACGTTCCGCACCGAAGTCCGCTTTGATGAGGGAATCCGCCGCACTATCGCAAACGTGCTAGCGCATCCGGAATTCCAGAAAGAAGATCCCGAATTTGATGCTTGGTGCGATAAAGTGATTGCAACGCTGGAAGCTGCGAAAGCTGCTTTGAGGTGA
- a CDS encoding toxin-antitoxin system YwqK family antitoxin, with amino-acid sequence MFYFLRNIIFVLGILLLASCAGESSSTPKPRNVLFKSDYSDGSTELEVLYRNEARVSLKYFYPSGNIHTEIDSFGNYRQYFADGKLAMEFAEKDGKKIGDEKIYYSTGSLRSILKYKDGICFLREDFYENGTMSSSCKILREPKRHEICQTFYKSGNRRTVTTDDGHRTYYYESGALEKESVYRGDTLVEERENYPSGNPKRIAKYNNLVPKGCRYCALETEVSYYGNGNMMDSCYVEKPLSWDGKTDKGLFRACKKFYENGNVKKSPVYENGNLLESKEYYSSGELEKYVAYDGIGPEGKNTVEIRYRKDGMVTDSCFISLGRMVCNCYRNDGSPSILYTERDGVQRVQEFYANGSVESSKYYSADGELARAHYDIKGTLRDTCFSLYHEKDRFDVCSYYETDGTPRTVQMVVGDTIFEKRFNRALLMSECAIVWRGKEYESRRCRSYYKDGILRDSSIRIQKPDSIFFQTYGCDKEGKFNRYAENRYRKNGNVEQNDDKYCKIVNGELVDCREEHRRREE; translated from the coding sequence TTGTTTTATTTTTTAAGAAACATCATATTTGTCTTGGGAATTTTGCTCCTTGCTAGTTGTGCAGGGGAGAGTTCGTCTACACCCAAGCCCCGAAATGTTTTATTTAAGAGTGATTATTCCGATGGCTCGACGGAACTTGAAGTTCTTTATAGGAACGAAGCCCGCGTAAGCCTGAAATATTTTTATCCGTCGGGAAACATTCATACCGAAATTGATTCATTCGGGAATTATAGGCAGTATTTTGCGGATGGAAAATTGGCAATGGAGTTTGCCGAAAAAGACGGCAAAAAAATCGGTGACGAAAAAATATACTACTCTACGGGATCGCTCCGCTCGATTCTCAAGTATAAGGACGGTATCTGTTTTCTTCGTGAAGATTTTTACGAAAACGGGACGATGAGTAGTTCCTGTAAAATTTTGCGGGAGCCTAAGCGGCATGAAATTTGCCAGACCTTCTACAAGTCCGGAAACAGGCGAACGGTTACAACAGATGATGGTCATCGTACCTACTATTATGAAAGTGGGGCTCTTGAAAAAGAATCCGTTTATCGCGGCGATACGTTGGTCGAGGAACGCGAAAACTATCCGTCGGGCAACCCCAAACGAATTGCAAAATACAACAACCTGGTTCCGAAGGGTTGCCGTTACTGTGCTTTAGAAACGGAAGTGTCCTATTATGGCAACGGCAATATGATGGATTCCTGTTACGTCGAAAAGCCTCTCAGTTGGGACGGAAAAACGGATAAGGGACTGTTTCGTGCTTGTAAGAAATTCTATGAAAATGGCAATGTTAAAAAGTCTCCCGTTTACGAAAATGGTAATTTGTTGGAATCGAAGGAATATTATTCATCGGGTGAGTTGGAAAAATATGTGGCTTACGATGGTATAGGCCCCGAGGGAAAAAACACTGTAGAAATACGGTATCGAAAAGATGGAATGGTGACGGATTCTTGTTTTATAAGTCTTGGCCGTATGGTCTGTAATTGCTACCGTAACGATGGCTCGCCGTCTATTCTTTATACGGAAAGAGACGGTGTGCAGCGTGTTCAGGAATTTTATGCCAATGGAAGTGTGGAATCGTCGAAATATTATAGTGCAGATGGTGAACTCGCCCGAGCCCATTACGATATAAAGGGAACGCTGAGAGATACTTGCTTTTCGCTTTACCATGAAAAAGACCGATTTGATGTATGCAGTTACTATGAAACTGACGGAACACCTCGTACGGTACAGATGGTGGTTGGAGATACCATCTTTGAAAAGAGGTTCAACAGGGCCCTGCTAATGTCGGAATGCGCCATCGTGTGGCGAGGCAAGGAATATGAATCCCGCCGTTGCAGGTCCTACTATAAAGATGGGATATTAAGGGATTCTTCTATTAGAATCCAGAAGCCGGATTCCATTTTTTTCCAGACTTATGGATGTGATAAAGAGGGAAAATTTAATCGGTATGCGGAAAACCGCTATCGGAAAAATGGAAATGTAGAACAGAATGACGATAAGTATTGCAAAATTGTCAATGGCGAATTAGTCGATTGCAGAGAAGAGCATAGGAGGAGGGAAGAATGA
- a CDS encoding ABC transporter translates to MKNIDAQFPLGKITVVCGPSGCGKSTLVLDTLHGESKRRYLETLSPFAAELLGGRRIIPLDSAEGLPASLAVGPSHGETPAKAYALSISECDSTLRALFAAYAKPACPVCGKPMESMSREDMIREIASLPQGSKLQFFARIEKEIPDQVREDKKDTRAPKGKTSLDKLAAVFLAQGFTRAMADDVSYSLADLTENEKKIVPKEFFIVVDRVIVRENTRTRIAEAVDGVLKLTHGELILDINGNRKLFSTVPRCPEHGAQLSRPLASEDLSPYSRTSVCEKCGGTGIIEDGDNSEECPDCKGLRLKQNLLNAAIESISSEDEPCKIRTTWQDILNTPFAELESRLHALFDNRLTAKQQPAFRTLIDRIQAIVDLDIGYLTAGRAGATLSGGEVQRLRLSSLSTGHLNNLLIVLDEPASGLHQSDVEALWKVLKKVQSRGNTLVLIDHNPALIKKADWIIEMGPGAGEKGGEILLQGTAKEVLGNPASPTGNWIKFLDERRKARPEPVEGTRDERKPKVPKKNAAAIDIKNFAMFDMKPVTAHFPIQKFSVITGQSGSGKSTIFFKNLAPRASKGEFESLGIQALSILSTGDFHGNRRSTVASAINLNTILRDLFAKLPESKVRGYTASKFATHAPGGRCENCKGEGVILDPAGYEESECPVCLGRRFKDEILEVRFKSLSIADIYDLEVGDAYKLFINMKPFADKLKPLVDTGLDYLKLGQTTSHLSGGERARLRLSIALARAKAPNTLFLFDEPARGLHQKDIQHLLDLIRGLTEAGHTVIAIEHAQDFVNAADYVVELSR, encoded by the coding sequence TTGAAGAATATCGATGCCCAGTTCCCGCTGGGCAAGATTACGGTGGTGTGCGGACCTTCGGGCTGCGGAAAGTCGACGCTTGTACTTGATACCCTGCACGGGGAATCCAAGCGTCGCTATCTGGAAACACTCTCGCCATTTGCAGCGGAACTGCTAGGCGGTCGGCGCATTATTCCATTAGATAGCGCCGAAGGTTTGCCCGCAAGCCTAGCCGTAGGCCCGAGCCACGGAGAAACGCCTGCGAAGGCTTATGCGCTCAGCATCTCGGAATGCGACAGCACGTTGCGCGCCCTGTTTGCAGCGTATGCAAAGCCTGCCTGCCCCGTTTGCGGAAAGCCCATGGAAAGCATGAGTCGCGAAGATATGATTCGCGAGATTGCGAGTTTGCCACAAGGGAGTAAGTTACAGTTTTTTGCGAGGATAGAAAAGGAGATCCCGGATCAAGTCCGGGAAGACAAGAAGGATACAAGAGCGCCAAAAGGCAAAACAAGTCTTGATAAACTGGCGGCAGTGTTCCTGGCGCAAGGTTTTACGCGAGCCATGGCAGATGATGTCAGCTATTCACTTGCCGACTTGACTGAAAACGAAAAGAAGATTGTCCCGAAGGAATTCTTTATTGTCGTGGACCGCGTGATTGTCCGCGAGAACACGCGCACCCGCATTGCCGAAGCAGTCGATGGAGTCTTGAAGCTCACGCACGGCGAATTGATTCTAGACATCAACGGAAACCGCAAACTTTTCAGCACGGTGCCGCGCTGCCCGGAACATGGGGCACAACTTTCTAGACCGCTTGCCTCCGAAGATTTGTCGCCGTATTCCCGCACGAGCGTTTGCGAAAAATGTGGCGGCACCGGAATCATCGAAGACGGCGACAACAGCGAAGAATGCCCTGATTGCAAGGGGCTTCGACTCAAGCAGAATCTTCTGAACGCGGCGATTGAAAGCATTTCAAGTGAAGATGAGCCGTGCAAAATCCGTACCACGTGGCAAGACATCTTGAACACGCCCTTCGCGGAACTCGAAAGCCGGCTGCACGCCCTGTTCGACAACCGACTGACGGCAAAGCAGCAGCCCGCATTCCGCACTTTAATTGACCGCATCCAGGCGATTGTCGATTTGGATATCGGTTACCTCACGGCAGGGCGTGCAGGCGCCACCCTATCGGGTGGCGAAGTCCAGAGACTTCGGCTTTCGAGCCTCAGCACCGGACACCTGAACAACCTCCTGATTGTCCTCGACGAACCCGCCAGCGGACTCCACCAGAGCGATGTGGAAGCCCTTTGGAAAGTTTTAAAGAAGGTGCAGTCCCGCGGAAACACGCTCGTCCTTATTGACCATAACCCAGCCCTCATCAAGAAAGCCGACTGGATTATTGAAATGGGACCTGGCGCCGGCGAAAAGGGCGGCGAAATTCTGCTGCAAGGAACCGCAAAAGAAGTTCTTGGCAATCCGGCATCACCCACGGGGAATTGGATCAAGTTCCTAGACGAGAGACGAAAAGCCCGCCCTGAGCCTGTCGAAGGGACGAGAGACGAGAGAAAGCCGAAGGTTCCAAAGAAAAACGCCGCGGCCATCGATATCAAGAACTTCGCGATGTTCGATATGAAGCCGGTCACCGCGCATTTTCCGATTCAAAAGTTCAGCGTCATCACAGGCCAGAGCGGTAGCGGCAAGTCTACGATTTTCTTCAAGAACCTCGCCCCACGAGCCTCCAAGGGCGAATTCGAAAGTCTCGGCATCCAGGCGCTATCGATCCTTTCGACAGGTGACTTCCACGGGAACCGACGCAGTACCGTCGCCTCGGCCATCAACTTGAACACGATTCTCCGCGACCTATTCGCAAAACTCCCCGAAAGCAAGGTCCGCGGCTACACCGCCAGCAAGTTCGCGACGCACGCCCCCGGGGGCCGCTGCGAAAACTGCAAGGGCGAAGGCGTCATCCTCGACCCCGCGGGCTACGAAGAATCCGAATGCCCCGTGTGCCTTGGCAGGCGATTCAAGGACGAAATTCTCGAAGTCCGCTTCAAGTCGCTTTCCATCGCCGACATCTATGACCTAGAAGTCGGCGACGCCTACAAATTGTTCATTAACATGAAGCCTTTCGCCGACAAGCTCAAGCCCCTTGTAGATACGGGCCTCGACTACCTGAAACTCGGGCAAACCACGTCGCACCTTTCCGGCGGTGAACGCGCCAGGCTCCGCCTTTCCATTGCGCTCGCCCGAGCAAAAGCACCGAATACGCTATTCCTTTTCGACGAACCCGCCCGCGGGCTCCATCAAAAGGACATCCAGCATCTGCTTGACTTAATCCGCGGCCTCACCGAAGCGGGCCACACCGTCATCGCCATCGAACATGCGCAAGACTTCGTAAACGCCGCCGATTATGTGGTGGAACTGAGCCGATAA